In Microvenator marinus, one genomic interval encodes:
- a CDS encoding AAA family ATPase, translating into MTPEALQAIAESLRSEISRYVIGQAHGVDLLLIALISKGHVLLEGVPGVGKTYLAKTFAAALGLEFGRIQFTPDLMPGDVLGSNLFDFQQSQFKLIRGPIFTQVLLADEINRTPPKTQSALLEAMQERKVTLDGKRHDLGDGFMVVATQNPIEHEGTYPLPEAQLDRFLFRVEVGYPSQNEEHTLVATHGNNSEVELGLEAPLISFETIQTARRLVSSIQLAPELIDYLVELVRATRANPAILTGASPRAATMLAVAARAQACLRGRDYVIPDDIQELFLPAIAHRVTLSPGAEIEGVTSKIALSQILERTPAPR; encoded by the coding sequence ATGACGCCAGAGGCACTTCAAGCCATTGCGGAATCGCTCCGCTCCGAAATCTCAAGGTACGTAATCGGTCAAGCCCACGGTGTTGACTTGCTATTGATTGCCCTGATCTCCAAGGGCCACGTCTTGCTTGAAGGCGTGCCCGGGGTCGGAAAGACCTACCTCGCAAAGACCTTTGCAGCGGCACTCGGACTTGAGTTTGGACGGATTCAATTCACGCCCGACCTGATGCCGGGAGACGTCCTGGGCTCGAATCTCTTCGACTTTCAACAAAGCCAATTCAAGCTGATTCGCGGCCCGATTTTCACTCAGGTGCTGCTCGCTGATGAAATCAACCGCACGCCACCAAAGACGCAATCTGCTCTCTTGGAGGCCATGCAAGAGCGAAAGGTCACTCTGGATGGCAAACGCCACGATCTCGGAGACGGGTTCATGGTGGTCGCCACGCAGAACCCAATCGAGCACGAAGGCACATATCCGCTGCCCGAAGCTCAACTCGACCGCTTCCTCTTTCGAGTAGAAGTGGGCTATCCCAGCCAAAATGAAGAGCACACTTTGGTTGCAACCCACGGAAACAACTCGGAAGTTGAGCTGGGCTTGGAAGCCCCACTCATCTCTTTCGAAACGATCCAAACGGCGAGGCGCCTGGTCTCGAGTATTCAGCTCGCACCTGAACTTATCGATTACTTGGTTGAACTGGTGCGGGCCACTCGAGCCAACCCGGCAATCCTAACCGGAGCCTCACCACGAGCGGCCACCATGCTGGCAGTCGCTGCTCGTGCACAGGCCTGCCTTCGTGGCCGCGATTATGTGATCCCGGACGATATTCAAGAACTCTTCCTACCGGCCATCGCTCATCGAGTGACGCTGAGCCCCGGCGCCGAGATCGAAGGCGTCACTTCAAAAATTGCGCTCTCGCAGATTCTCGAAAGGACACCGGCGCCACGATGA